A genomic region of Thunnus albacares chromosome 2, fThuAlb1.1, whole genome shotgun sequence contains the following coding sequences:
- the si:ch73-29c22.1 gene encoding kelch-like protein 20 isoform X1, whose translation MGIYNEQGAALEEPEPNHTKIKESKRGSPRRHRMSAPFSNRRQHSKLPPRDVFNDMMFMVGGWTQKDPSCLVEQFCPEYNEWRKAAHMINSRGNVAVGTLDGKIYTVGGEDNVRCYSSVERYNPDTDSWSADVAPLSSPRSGVCLVEMDGYLFAIGGHDGTAALNTVERYDPDMNTWSKQAAMLTRRTKAVAAVLHGQLYVIGGNDGNMALSSVERYNPVDGTWSACAQMRCPRENAGCTVYLGYIYVAGGKDELNLELSVAERFDPDTMRWTPVKCMRSKRDNMSLVVFNDALLAIGGFDGVTNLKTIEIYSHETNTWRHFGSMKSKHPGGRVAVLRLNNAHII comes from the exons ATGGGAATATACAATGAACAAGG GGCGGCCCTTGAAGAACCAGAGCCCAATCACACAAAGATCAAAGAGAGCAAAAGAGGGTCCCCCCGCCGTCACCGCATGTCAGCCCCATTCTCCAACCGCAGACAGCACAGCAAACTTCCCCCCAGAGATGTCTTCAATGACATGATGTTTATGG TGGGTGGCTGGACCCAGAAAGACCCGTCTTGTTTGGTAGAGCAGTTCTGTCCTGAGTACAATGAGTGGAGGAAAGCAGCACACATGATCAACAGTCGTGGCAACGTGGCTGTGGGTACACTGGATGGCAAGATCTACACGGTGGGCGGGGAAGATAACGTGCGATGTTACAGCAGCGTGGAGAG GTACAACCCAGACACAGATAGCTGGAGTGCAGATGTAGCACCCTTGAGCAGCCCCCGCAGCGGAGTGTGTCTGGTGGAGATGGACGGATACCTGTTTGCTATTGGAGGACACGACGGCACTGCTGCCTTAAATACTGTGGAGAG GTATGATCCAGATATGAACACATGGAGCAAGCAAGCAGCCATGCTGACTAGACGCACCAAAGCTGTGGCTGCTGTGCTGCATGGTCAGTTATATGTGATCGGGGGGAATGATGGAAATATGGCCCTCTCTTCAG TGGAGCGATACAACCCTGTAGACGGTACCTGGTCGGCATGCGCCCAGATGCGGTGTCCAAGGGAGAACGCCGGCTGCACTGTGTACCTGGGATACATCTACGTGGCCGGTGGCAAAGACGAGCTCAACCTGGAGCTCTCTGTTGCTGAGAGGTTTGATCCCGACACCATGAGGTGGACTCCTGTCAAATGCATGAGAAGCAAGAGGGACAAT ATGTCCCTCGTGGTCTTCAATGATGCGTTACTGGCTATCGGAGGCTTCGACGGTGTCACCAATCTGAAAACAATAGAAATTTACAGTCATGAAACCAACACATGGAG ACACTTTGGAAGTATGAAGAGCAAGCATCCGGGAGGGCGAGTGGCTGTGCTGCGACTCAACAATGCTCATATTATATGA
- the LOC122966127 gene encoding uncharacterized protein LOC122966127 yields MNGDDDLCDNIIQTRQITTLNMLKMSNITIFVFQVCHNIFSLYLSEQFQFVSQRHRGYPFSATLYVNGIMLARISSCCEYRYAPGFQQGKKSCFRLVWLAGGIPCYRCTSLRNKYSSCQQLNNGTKENLILPLEQSPGNGTKPGRTIESCSSSPLFMPAKPEKKSVRRTRKHTKEGGGGSTDSEDPAVAGIKEISKKKRHKGQTNQKASKGKTAGNSRGEEGHDSKGSEVSRRSTVTEKCESLASSAREEQKNEKTTSNVSTPPTEKLRSNKTSKVHESLQDEEALTKQNREKQKDLGSNGKNRDGERLKDFYEECVEMSAALEQVPNKHNWFKANILERCRLQKRLSSCPKASGSDVELSAESDTVLQPDGEPDKEEDKASQGSGEEEPVKEQDLQAQLEAMMTVLSTSDEVEQLVLRNTGLTDDLLLGLAGALKSSLSEVTLLNLNLNLIGPYGAHILLDVLRVKPQVKSLHLFGNKLRDHGVLTLLNGIAELQEQTVRAAAAIQQAMLFSSEQNMLTHLPAGWSSVRVFAILELDIGGNSLSSDGVKVLASYLRHHSHLQYLGLAQTSGADLAAWKELFDSLRGNSSLTQIILDENNLGDPGVRLLADMLRVNMSVRQLDLDRNGISDVGGNDIMGALLCRTQFPLRHLSLQDNNISAGLMSRIQEEVKYK; encoded by the exons ATGAATGGTGATGATGATCTTTGTGACAATATAATCCAAACAAGACAGATAACCACGCTgaatatgttaaaaatgtcaaacattacCATCTTTGTCTTTCAAGTGTGTCataatattttctcattgtACCTTTCAGAGCAGTTCCAGTTTGTCTCTCAGAGACACAGAGGTTATCCCTTCAGCGCTACCCTGTATGTTAATGGTATCATGTTGGCCAGAATCAGCTCCTGTTGTGAGTACCGCTATGCTCCTGGCTTCCAACAGGGCAAGAAGAGCTGCTTCAGACTTGTGTGGCTGGCTGGTGGGATACCCTGTTACAG aTGTACAAGTCTTCGAAACAAATACAGCTCCTGCCAGCAACTGAACAACGGCACAAAGGAGAACTTAATTCTCCCTCTAGAGCAGAGCCCTGGCAACGGTACAAAGCCTGGAA GAACCATCGAGTCATGTTCATCATCCCCTCTGTTTATGCCCGCCAAACCAGAGAAGAAATCAGTGAGGAGGACAAGAAAACACACCAAGGAAGGTGGCGGTGGATCCACAGACAGCGAAGACCCCGCTGTAGCTGGGATTAAAGAGATCTCAAAGAAGAAGCGACACAAGGGTCAAACTAATCAGAAAGCGAGCAAAGGCAAAACAGCCGGAAATAGCAGAGGGGAAGAGGGACATGACAGCAAGGGCTCCGAGGTCTCACGGAGGTcaacagtgacagaaaaatgtgaaagtctAGCATCATCTGCCAGAGAGGAgcagaaaaatgagaaaacaaccAGCAATGTCTCAACGCCGCCGACAGAGAAGCTGCGATCGAACAAGACAAGCAAAGTTCATG agtCATTGCAGGATGAGGAAGCACTGACTaagcagaacagagagaaacagaaggaCCTGGGATCAAATGGGAAAAACAGAGATGGGGAAAGACTGAAGGACTTCTATGAAGAATGTGTGGAAATGAGTGCTGCGTTGGAGCAAgtcccaaacaaacacaactggTTCAAGGCAAACA TTCTGGAGAGGTGCCGGCTCCAGAAGAGGTTGTCATCATGCCCCAAAGCTTCAGGCTCAGATGTGGAGCTCAGTGCAGAAAGTGACACTGTCCTGCAGCCTGATGGGGAGCCAGACAAAGAAGAGGACAAGGCCAGCCAGGGCTCTGGCGAAGAAGAGCCTGTTAAAGAACAAGACCTGCAGGCACAG CTGGAAGCGATGATGACAGTCCTGAGCACATCTGATGAAGTGGAGCAGCTGGTTCTGAGGAACACGGGCCTGACAGACGACCTTCTGCTGGGCCTGGCGGGGGCCTTGAAGAGCAGCTTGTCGGAGGTCACGCTGCTCAACCTCAACCTCAACCTCATCGGCCCATATGGTGCTCACATCCTGCTGGACGTTCTGAGAGTGAAGCCTCAGGTCAAAAGTTTACA CTTGTTTGGAAACAAACTGCGTGACCATGGAGTGCTGACCCTGCTGAATGGAATAGCCGAGTTGCAGGAGCAAACAGTAAGAGCTGCTGCCGCCATCCAACAGGCAATGCTTTTCTCATCGGAGCAGAACATGCTAACTCACCTCCCTGCTGGGTGGAGCTCTGTCAGGGTTTTTGCAATTTTGGAACTGGATATCGGAGGAAACAGCTTGAGCAGCGACGGGGTGAAGGTGTTAGCATCATATTTAAGGCATCATTCGCATCTGCAGTACTTAGGGCTGGCTCAGACAAGTGGCGCTGACCTCGCAGCTTGGAAGGAACTTTTCGACAGCCTCAGAGGAAACAGCTCACTAACACAGATCATTCTAGATGAGAACAACTTGGGAGACCCCGGGGTCAGACTGCTGGCCGACATGTTGAGAGTGAACATGAGCGTGCGGCAGTTGGACCTGGACAGGAACGGCATCAGCGACGTGGGAGGAAACGACATCATGGGGGCGCTGCTTTGCAGGACGCAGTTTCCCCTGAGGCATCTGAGCCTTCAGGATAACAACATCAGCGCAGGGCTCATGAGTAGGATACAGGAGGaggtaaaatataaatga
- the LOC122971514 gene encoding uncharacterized protein LOC122971514: MESYQKKSMRRNRRNSKTLLQDLFYRGVHGGDRDTPIPAQSGRDAKMIHSIASLIRAKSKLLLLESPDTVEIYKLEGPTGRSSRAGKDDVYLPAITTKASNLSSMRGALSQSCPYLYDKRRGSFSSVCSQRTGGHAKKQSNLKAQREAKKSNVTVTMTYLGQGHRGSGSGSTQDELKVLQQVNGGENICVFKGLVTPGGMSCEI, encoded by the exons ATGGAGTCGTATCAAAAGAAATCAATgagaagaaacaggagaaacagCAAGACTCTCCTTCAGGATCTGTTTTACAGAGGAGTCCATGGAGGAGACAGAGATACTCCT ATCCCAGCTCAGTCTGGTAGAGATGCTAAAATGATCCACTCCATTGCCAGTCTGATCAGAGCCAAGAGCAAACTCCTTCTCCTCGAGAGTCCTGACACTGTGGAGATCTACAAG CTGGAGGGTCCAACAGGCCGTTCTAGCAGAGCTGGTAAAGATGACGTTTATCTCCCTGCCATCACAACAAAGGCTTCAAATCTTAGTTCAATGAGAGGGGCTCTGAGTCAGTCCTGCCCTTACCTGTATGACAAACGAAGAGGATCTTTCTCTTCAGTGTGCTCGCAGAGAACTGGAGGTCACGCTAAAAAACAG AGTAACCTAAAGGCGCAAAGAGAGGCAAAGAAATCCAACGTCACTGTGACAATGACCTACCTAGGACAAGGCCACCGGGGGTCAGGGTCGGGGTCGACTCAAGATGAACTAAAAGTATTGCAGCAAGTCAACGGAGGGGAGAATATCTGTGTCTTCAAGGGTTTGGTGACTCCAGGAGGTATGAGCTGTGAAATTTAA
- the si:ch73-29c22.1 gene encoding kelch-like protein 20 isoform X2, whose translation MSAPFSNRRQHSKLPPRDVFNDMMFMVGGWTQKDPSCLVEQFCPEYNEWRKAAHMINSRGNVAVGTLDGKIYTVGGEDNVRCYSSVERYNPDTDSWSADVAPLSSPRSGVCLVEMDGYLFAIGGHDGTAALNTVERYDPDMNTWSKQAAMLTRRTKAVAAVLHGQLYVIGGNDGNMALSSVERYNPVDGTWSACAQMRCPRENAGCTVYLGYIYVAGGKDELNLELSVAERFDPDTMRWTPVKCMRSKRDNMSLVVFNDALLAIGGFDGVTNLKTIEIYSHETNTWRHFGSMKSKHPGGRVAVLRLNNAHII comes from the exons ATGTCAGCCCCATTCTCCAACCGCAGACAGCACAGCAAACTTCCCCCCAGAGATGTCTTCAATGACATGATGTTTATGG TGGGTGGCTGGACCCAGAAAGACCCGTCTTGTTTGGTAGAGCAGTTCTGTCCTGAGTACAATGAGTGGAGGAAAGCAGCACACATGATCAACAGTCGTGGCAACGTGGCTGTGGGTACACTGGATGGCAAGATCTACACGGTGGGCGGGGAAGATAACGTGCGATGTTACAGCAGCGTGGAGAG GTACAACCCAGACACAGATAGCTGGAGTGCAGATGTAGCACCCTTGAGCAGCCCCCGCAGCGGAGTGTGTCTGGTGGAGATGGACGGATACCTGTTTGCTATTGGAGGACACGACGGCACTGCTGCCTTAAATACTGTGGAGAG GTATGATCCAGATATGAACACATGGAGCAAGCAAGCAGCCATGCTGACTAGACGCACCAAAGCTGTGGCTGCTGTGCTGCATGGTCAGTTATATGTGATCGGGGGGAATGATGGAAATATGGCCCTCTCTTCAG TGGAGCGATACAACCCTGTAGACGGTACCTGGTCGGCATGCGCCCAGATGCGGTGTCCAAGGGAGAACGCCGGCTGCACTGTGTACCTGGGATACATCTACGTGGCCGGTGGCAAAGACGAGCTCAACCTGGAGCTCTCTGTTGCTGAGAGGTTTGATCCCGACACCATGAGGTGGACTCCTGTCAAATGCATGAGAAGCAAGAGGGACAAT ATGTCCCTCGTGGTCTTCAATGATGCGTTACTGGCTATCGGAGGCTTCGACGGTGTCACCAATCTGAAAACAATAGAAATTTACAGTCATGAAACCAACACATGGAG ACACTTTGGAAGTATGAAGAGCAAGCATCCGGGAGGGCGAGTGGCTGTGCTGCGACTCAACAATGCTCATATTATATGA